The region CAGAGGTCCCGGTGTTGCCGGGGACCACCGGATCGGGGGAGCAGCCCCCGGCCTCACTTGTAGTTGGTGAACTGCAGGGGGAGGCCCTGGTCGTTGTTGCGCAGCAGGGCCTGGACCTCCTGCAGGGCGTCGCGCGACTTGGAGCTGATGCGGAGCCGGTCGTCCTGGACCGCCGGGGTGACCTTGAGCTTGGACGCCTTGATCAGCTTGACCATCTCCTTGGCCTTGTCCTTCGGGATGCCGGCGACCAGCCCGATCTCGAGGCGGCTGTGCCCCTTCGAGGCCGGCTTCACCTCCCCGACGTCGAGGGCCTTCTGGCTGAGCTTGCGC is a window of Euzebya sp. DNA encoding:
- a CDS encoding YajQ family cyclic di-GMP-binding protein; its protein translation is MAAENSFDVVAEVDRQEVDNALNQAAKELAQRFDFKGTDASIRWSGDQIVIEANSEERVMAALDVLQTRMIKRKLSQKALDVGEVKPASKGHSRLEIGLVAGIPKDKAKEMVKLIKASKLKVTPAVQDDRLRISSKSRDALQEVQALLRNNDQGLPLQFTNYK